A region of bacterium DNA encodes the following proteins:
- a CDS encoding NAD-dependent epimerase/dehydratase family protein, with the protein MNKIVITGGAGFIGSHIAEYWNEKGAEVHVVDNLRTGFVENLSSFTHVVIHKASIMEYDVLMRVFENADYIYHLAAMVSVPESIEKPKECIELNTIGTLQILEAARHQGVKKIVFSSSCAIYGDNPESPKKETTLPIPKNPYAFTKLNGEHLMNFYYETFGLQTVSLRYFNVYGPRQNPNGTYAAVIPFFINNALHGNDLIIHGSGEQNRDFVFVKDIVQANIDTSLSNVTGIFNVASGYSTSIKQLAEMIKELTRSRSTIIHSSARIGDIVYSESDISAIKNQLKFQPQYSLEQGLEMTIRFFRNATKKN; encoded by the coding sequence ATGAACAAAATTGTAATTACCGGCGGGGCCGGTTTTATTGGCAGTCACATTGCTGAATACTGGAATGAAAAAGGAGCTGAAGTACATGTAGTTGACAACCTCCGCACAGGGTTTGTTGAAAACCTTTCTAGTTTTACCCATGTAGTCATTCATAAAGCTTCGATAATGGAATATGACGTCTTGATGCGCGTTTTTGAAAATGCAGATTATATCTACCATCTTGCAGCCATGGTTTCGGTTCCCGAATCGATTGAAAAACCAAAAGAATGCATCGAATTGAATACAATAGGAACTTTACAAATCCTTGAGGCTGCAAGGCATCAAGGCGTTAAAAAAATTGTTTTCAGCAGTTCATGCGCGATATACGGCGATAATCCTGAATCGCCCAAAAAAGAAACTACGCTTCCAATTCCTAAAAACCCTTATGCTTTTACAAAGCTAAATGGGGAACATTTAATGAATTTCTATTACGAAACATTTGGTTTGCAAACCGTTTCTCTTCGATATTTCAATGTCTACGGACCACGGCAAAATCCCAATGGCACTTACGCAGCGGTCATTCCTTTTTTTATCAATAATGCTCTCCACGGTAATGATCTGATCATCCATGGTTCCGGTGAACAAAACCGCGACTTTGTTTTTGTAAAGGATATCGTACAAGCAAACATCGATACCTCACTGAGCAATGTTACTGGTATTTTTAATGTCGCTTCCGGTTACTCAACTTCAATTAAACAATTGGCGGAAATGATCAAAGAACTGACTCGAAGCCGGTCCACGATCATCCATTCATCCGCGAGAATTGGCGACATTGTGTATAGTGAAAGCGATATCTCGGCCATCAAAAATCAATTAAAATTCCAGCCCCAATATTCTCTTGAACAAGGCTTAGAAATGACCATACGTTTTTTCAGGAATGCGACAAAAAAAAATTAA
- a CDS encoding glycosyltransferase family 4 protein encodes MRQKKIKIAFVHRALGQSGTSRHLLYILNGLDRNYFEPILILQRRDLLHYTAMLENEMVFFLAEGSTGTIHRIKTLIKIIKKEKPDLIHAFNRRTNWLIYVASLFYDSPPMIGTLVSSNLKFKYILTEFLFRLKHHLLITNSIATKLELQSRAHVQSSSIKVIYNGIDLERFKLIDQCSKKQLQRKMGFDTEKTIVLSIGRIHPVKNLLCTLKSIKIMTQEFGMDNLQYICVGPISEQQTYDEMNAYILENNLQKVVHYSGPVEAVNDYYHIADFMVLSSWSEGLPNVILESMACGGIVFTAESADDNHVVINNYNGFRFKTNDAAHLAAMIMQATHFSECQKREIQQNARRHVEKNFSLFMMIKNFEKTYLHALKDQNHEHYC; translated from the coding sequence ATGCGACAAAAAAAAATTAAAATAGCCTTTGTTCATCGAGCCTTGGGACAAAGTGGTACATCAAGGCATTTGCTATATATATTAAACGGTCTCGATCGCAATTATTTTGAACCGATTCTTATCCTGCAACGGCGGGATTTGTTGCATTACACTGCGATGTTAGAAAACGAAATGGTTTTTTTTCTAGCCGAAGGGAGTACTGGAACCATCCACAGAATCAAAACGTTAATTAAAATTATTAAAAAGGAAAAACCGGATCTAATTCATGCCTTCAATCGCCGGACCAATTGGCTTATTTATGTAGCATCTTTATTTTATGATAGCCCGCCGATGATTGGTACTCTCGTGAGTTCAAATTTAAAATTTAAATATATATTGACCGAATTTCTTTTTCGGCTAAAACATCACCTTTTAATCACCAATTCTATTGCAACAAAATTAGAACTTCAATCACGAGCACATGTACAATCTTCAAGCATTAAGGTGATATACAACGGCATTGATCTTGAGAGATTCAAATTGATTGATCAGTGCTCAAAAAAACAATTACAAAGAAAAATGGGGTTTGATACAGAAAAAACGATTGTATTATCCATTGGACGAATCCACCCTGTAAAAAACCTGCTTTGTACACTCAAGTCTATTAAAATAATGACTCAAGAATTTGGAATGGACAATTTGCAGTATATATGTGTGGGCCCGATATCCGAACAACAAACCTATGATGAAATGAATGCCTATATCTTAGAGAACAATTTACAGAAAGTTGTGCATTATTCAGGACCGGTCGAAGCTGTGAATGATTATTATCATATTGCTGATTTTATGGTCTTATCGTCATGGTCTGAAGGATTACCCAATGTGATTTTGGAATCCATGGCATGTGGAGGAATTGTTTTTACGGCCGAGTCGGCCGATGATAATCATGTTGTCATTAATAATTATAATGGCTTTCGCTTTAAAACTAACGATGCCGCTCATCTAGCTGCTATGATCATGCAAGCTACTCATTTTTCTGAATGCCAAAAAAGAGAAATTCAGCAAAACGCCAGACGGCACGTTGAAAAAAATTTTTCGCTCTTCATGATGATTAAGAATTTTGAAAAAACTTATTTACACGCACTTAAAGATCAGAATCATGAACATTATTGTTGA
- a CDS encoding CDP-alcohol phosphatidyltransferase family protein: MEANTIAIINCSNEYSFKKIWGVSFCERILRRLSDLGIRHALLILSSNVRLPLRNDFKPRFPIEVQSITYDQLRMQTLIPYKAVLLMEGHAEYDNRLLKDVVPHTGSLRITNGSKASPLLVKLSSSEFESVKNNLTNISEWLKIIDTAFSSITTRSILDYNTYDNTLKSDTVPVLQHVTNNDELKALERYVHKSQSKVVLDFVAILIDKCFTWILVRPLSKTLITPNMLTLAIIAIQVLVVPVFFMGWIVAGLVLEWIMIILDSCDGKLARVTIRLSDQFGWIEHRVSYWSTSLWYFAVGWSLAEQNIDSPFAIAGAFMFILFWMHRMTVLSFQRTYGKSLYSYTPMDIRISYIVARRNINVFILTTFMFVGNLETGLIACLFWSMLGWLFHLSRLLFLSFKDGKQITLKKKRSLDPNLQLINSYNNNIDPK; encoded by the coding sequence ATGGAGGCCAATACTATTGCCATTATCAATTGTTCGAACGAATATAGTTTTAAGAAAATCTGGGGAGTTTCATTTTGTGAAAGAATTTTAAGACGCCTCTCTGATTTGGGTATTCGTCACGCTTTATTAATATTGTCATCCAATGTCCGTCTGCCATTGCGCAATGACTTTAAACCACGTTTTCCAATCGAAGTTCAGTCCATCACTTATGACCAGCTCAGAATGCAGACATTGATTCCTTACAAAGCAGTTCTACTCATGGAAGGACATGCTGAATATGATAATCGTTTATTGAAAGACGTAGTGCCTCATACCGGAAGTTTGCGAATTACGAACGGCAGTAAAGCCTCCCCACTTTTAGTCAAGCTTTCATCAAGCGAATTTGAATCAGTAAAAAATAATTTAACAAATATATCCGAATGGTTGAAGATAATTGATACCGCTTTTTCTTCTATCACTACCCGCTCTATATTGGATTACAATACTTACGATAACACTTTAAAAAGCGACACTGTCCCCGTATTACAGCACGTGACGAACAACGACGAGTTGAAAGCTTTAGAACGATACGTACATAAGTCGCAATCAAAAGTGGTACTTGACTTCGTCGCTATTTTAATTGATAAATGTTTTACATGGATTCTGGTCAGGCCGCTTAGCAAAACTTTAATAACACCGAATATGCTGACGCTGGCCATTATCGCGATCCAAGTGCTTGTTGTTCCTGTTTTTTTCATGGGATGGATTGTTGCAGGATTAGTTTTGGAATGGATCATGATTATTCTTGATTCATGCGATGGTAAACTGGCTCGCGTGACGATTCGCCTTTCCGACCAATTTGGCTGGATTGAACACCGTGTTAGTTATTGGTCTACATCATTATGGTATTTTGCTGTAGGCTGGAGTTTGGCTGAACAGAACATTGATTCACCTTTTGCCATAGCCGGAGCATTTATGTTCATCTTATTCTGGATGCACCGGATGACCGTTTTGTCATTTCAACGTACTTATGGAAAATCTTTGTACTCATACACTCCCATGGATATTCGCATATCGTACATCGTTGCAAGACGAAATATCAATGTGTTTATCCTAACGACTTTTATGTTCGTAGGCAATCTGGAAACAGGTTTAATCGCCTGTTTATTCTGGTCAATGTTAGGATGGCTTTTTCATCTCTCGCGTCTTCTATTCTTATCATTCAAAGATGGAAAACAAATTACTTTAAAAAAGAAACGTTCCCTGGATCCTAATTTACAATTAATAAATTCCTACAATAACAACATTGATCCAAAATGA
- a CDS encoding CDP-alcohol phosphatidyltransferase family protein, protein MNIIVDARSPDSFKKIFSISLVERIIRQLCILRDQPHVIILIAPHAEKHFLRNDFKKHFNATIDTVENIEIPWDALNSHIDNETILWVESNAIYDHRVFEALIQTETAQVITDDRSDIPLAFRSDISNFKSLASKNPTSFSSSHLRGHLKALELSTLSSYIRFLRRSVPPVLIRINAQTSIKQIENLLYENTFKGAMEFIAIYGYRLPVREMTRWVARTSITPNHITGLAVLCSFAAIPCFWLGYLWAGLILAASFIVLDSLDGKLARLTFRLSHVADRVDHLTSLPTRIGWYSGMGWYFSMGQWDSITGIAGMALTFFPILDKFNLNFCNYWFGKSLLDFSPLDRRIHLFTARRNDIFLMIVGSAMGFACESFFIIVLWVVLTWLWHILRLIWLTTTVKKQKS, encoded by the coding sequence ATGAACATTATTGTTGATGCCCGTTCGCCGGATAGTTTCAAGAAAATTTTCAGTATTTCATTGGTCGAGCGCATTATTCGCCAACTCTGCATCCTTCGTGATCAACCCCATGTTATTATTTTGATTGCGCCTCACGCTGAAAAGCATTTTTTGCGAAACGATTTTAAAAAACATTTTAACGCTACGATCGATACTGTAGAGAACATCGAAATACCATGGGATGCGTTAAATTCTCATATAGACAATGAAACAATACTATGGGTTGAAAGTAATGCTATATACGATCACCGCGTTTTCGAAGCTTTGATACAAACAGAAACCGCCCAAGTTATAACCGATGACCGATCTGATATTCCATTGGCATTTCGCTCAGATATTTCCAATTTTAAATCCTTGGCATCAAAAAACCCGACGAGCTTTTCATCATCGCACCTTCGCGGACATCTTAAAGCTTTGGAACTATCGACATTATCCTCATATATCCGTTTTTTGCGTCGTTCGGTTCCTCCGGTTTTGATCCGTATAAACGCGCAAACGTCGATCAAGCAAATTGAAAATCTTCTTTATGAAAATACATTCAAAGGCGCGATGGAATTCATAGCAATTTACGGTTACCGGTTACCGGTGCGTGAAATGACACGTTGGGTAGCACGAACGAGTATTACTCCTAACCATATTACAGGATTGGCTGTACTATGTTCTTTTGCTGCCATTCCATGCTTCTGGCTCGGTTATTTGTGGGCCGGCTTGATTTTGGCCGCATCTTTTATTGTACTGGATTCGCTTGACGGAAAACTTGCTCGGTTAACTTTTAGATTGAGCCATGTTGCCGACCGTGTTGATCATTTAACCAGCTTACCGACTCGAATAGGATGGTATTCCGGAATGGGATGGTACTTTTCGATGGGTCAATGGGACAGTATAACCGGAATAGCAGGGATGGCGTTGACATTTTTTCCGATTCTAGATAAATTTAATTTAAATTTTTGCAACTACTGGTTCGGTAAATCATTGTTGGATTTTTCACCGCTCGATCGACGCATCCATCTCTTTACGGCACGCCGCAATGATATTTTCCTTATGATAGTGGGATCGGCCATGGGCTTTGCATGTGAATCATTTTTTATAATTGTATTGTGGGTGGTTCTGACTTGGCTTTGGCACATATTAAGGCTTATCTGGCTGACGACTACAGTAAAAAAACAGAAATCTTAA
- a CDS encoding methyltransferase domain-containing protein → MKAIILSANKPVFSDQPVFDIDILEHKLIDIQVSILRNSGIEDIHIVLGHAAESFARSDIHVHTNPQWQQTGSAFSLAIIIDALSTADDDILVVYGDTLFESQIIKELMKSREDFTACCMIDDQSAFNEKVVIENGLINRVSAEPDSFFVFTGLLLIRQNKLKYVRSRISEKSSVGDLLNSMSHDGEKIITHIIKKGWMELRSQNSINELAKNSPLLSKIIQIHVDWTQRAKKYNNLDWVNRDVLMSGIVQIAKQISPGKILDLGTGTGKVLKAIKNMNPAAECWGVDYSQAMLEKVENKESYTLKVSNAEDLKEIPSDYFDLVTARMVFHHINNLQKAASEVKRILKKGGCFILCEGNPPSQRTIKWYTEMFRYKEDRYTLTEVDLINILVYAGFQDITTKTIIMPNCSLNNWLDNSGIPQENIDIIKKMHYEADDYVREDYRMATKDSDCFMDWKFSITFGFK, encoded by the coding sequence ATGAAAGCAATTATTCTTAGCGCCAATAAGCCGGTTTTTTCAGATCAACCGGTTTTTGACATCGATATTCTTGAACACAAGCTTATAGACATTCAGGTTTCGATTCTTCGAAACAGCGGAATTGAAGATATCCATATTGTCTTAGGACATGCAGCAGAAAGCTTTGCAAGAAGCGATATCCACGTGCATACGAACCCCCAATGGCAACAAACCGGAAGTGCTTTTTCTCTTGCAATAATTATCGATGCATTAAGCACTGCGGATGACGATATTCTTGTAGTATACGGAGACACACTTTTTGAATCACAGATCATCAAAGAACTAATGAAATCACGTGAAGATTTTACGGCTTGTTGTATGATTGATGACCAGAGTGCATTTAATGAGAAAGTTGTGATCGAAAACGGTTTAATCAACAGGGTCAGCGCCGAACCGGATTCCTTTTTTGTATTTACAGGATTACTACTTATCCGGCAAAATAAATTGAAATATGTCCGGAGTCGTATTTCTGAAAAATCTTCAGTTGGTGACTTGCTCAACTCTATGTCGCATGACGGTGAAAAGATCATTACACACATTATTAAAAAAGGTTGGATGGAATTACGGAGTCAGAATTCCATTAATGAATTAGCCAAAAACTCTCCTTTACTCTCAAAAATCATCCAAATCCATGTCGACTGGACCCAACGCGCAAAAAAATACAATAATCTGGATTGGGTCAACCGTGATGTTCTTATGAGCGGTATTGTTCAAATTGCTAAACAAATTTCGCCGGGAAAAATACTGGATTTGGGAACCGGTACAGGAAAGGTGCTCAAAGCTATTAAGAATATGAATCCGGCGGCAGAATGTTGGGGAGTCGATTACAGTCAGGCCATGCTTGAAAAAGTCGAAAATAAAGAATCTTATACACTCAAAGTTTCCAACGCCGAAGATTTGAAAGAAATTCCTTCCGATTATTTTGATTTGGTGACAGCCCGCATGGTATTTCATCATATCAATAACCTTCAGAAAGCTGCATCGGAAGTCAAGCGTATTTTAAAAAAAGGCGGCTGTTTTATCTTGTGCGAAGGCAATCCTCCGTCTCAACGCACTATTAAATGGTACACTGAGATGTTTCGCTATAAAGAAGATCGGTACACACTCACGGAAGTTGACCTGATCAATATTCTGGTGTATGCCGGTTTTCAGGATATAACCACAAAGACCATTATCATGCCAAACTGCAGTCTCAATAATTGGCTGGACAATTCTGGCATACCGCAAGAGAACATTGATATCATTAAAAAAATGCATTATGAAGCGGACGACTACGTGCGGGAAGATTATCGTATGGCTACCAAAGACAGTGACTGCTTTATGGATTGGAAATTTTCGATCACTTTCGGATTTAAATAA